The Cloeon dipterum chromosome X, ieCloDipt1.1, whole genome shotgun sequence genome includes a window with the following:
- the LOC135946425 gene encoding uncharacterized protein LOC135946425, translated as MTFCPIERKGRQLCVMINAIQFYVPYVQQFFISENVCHLGQPKKYLCLREEPNCVFLSRTALQSVGLLKFICQLTISSFVINFMDLKMLCENHENLIIVEVLLHFRNRVLPEVLEDSTSALSRLRMFSFSPARDDYDKESFRLLWRACLVHLPKLHIIRARVGSVGSNSVHPEEVIQFMTDPQLNNKIYELRHLLIIPEICPYPVMFPRVTHLEIMWPEDMIFTEEDVHATMTFVTTLKSLSLINVPCANTLTRYLKRYGLNLTELLLSNSPGWDDDAFNYDLKNIFALCPALEKLRLTGINLLDTSSPPKFSKLRRLHFQSHERARNNFAVIVRAPELKDLFLEGANFDLNDISEVASLIKSGHILGKLERLHIIATKIPNPHSVYIRRMRELVLNASAYLKTLTDVNLLTKVGMQRDKILSSFKLNRLLQLYNGRGC; from the exons ATGACCTTCTGCCCCATTGAACGAAAAGGGCGTCAGCTATGTGTG ATGATCAATGCAATCCAGTTCTACGTTCCATATgtacaacaatttttcatatcGGAAAACGTTTGTCATTTAGGAcagccaaaaaaatatttgtgtcttCGGGAAGAACCAAACTGCGTGTTTTTAAGCAGGACTGCCCTCCAGAGTGTTGgactgttaaaatttatttgccaattGACGATATCAAGCtttgtcataaattttatgGACCTGAAAATGCTGTGCGAAAATCATGAAAACTTGATCATTGTGGAAGTGCTACTTCATTTTAGAAATCGTGTCCTTCCAGAAGTTTTGGAGGACAGCACCAGCGCTTTATCTCGTTTAagaatgttttctttttcgcCAGCCAGAGATGATTACGACAAAGAATCATTCAGATTACTCTGGCGTGCCTGCCTTGTTCACTTGCCCAAATTGCATATTATCAGGGCTCGCGTTGGAAGCGTAGGAAGCAACTCTGTGCACCCGGAGGAAGTAATCCAATTCATGACTGATCCCCAGCTGAACAACAAAATTTACGAATTACGTCACTTGTTGATAATCCCGGAAATTTGCCCATATCCAGTCATGTTTCCTCGCGTCACGCATCTTGAG aTAATGTGGCCTGAAGATATGATTTTCACGGAGGAGGATGTGCATGCAACTATGACGTTCGTCACTACTCTGAAAAGCTTATCCTTGATAAATGTCCCATGTGCTAATACGTTGACCCGATATCTGAAGAGGTATGGGTTAAACCTGACCGAATTGCTACTCTCTAATAGTCCTGGATGGGATGACGACGCCTTCAACtacgatttaaaaaacatttttgcgcTCTGCCCAGCACTAGAGAAGCTTCGTTTAACTGGAATAAACTTGCTAGATACCTCGTCCCCaccaaaattttcgaaattaagACGATTACATTTCCAATCGCACGAAAGAGCGAGAAACAATTTCGCTGTTATTGTGCGCGCACCAGAGTTGAAAGACTTGTTTCTAGAAGGGGCAAACTTTGACCTAAATGATATTTCTGAAGTGGCTTCCTTGATCAAGAGCGGGCATATTCTCGGCAAACTCGAGAGGTTGCATATTATTGCGACTAAGATTCCAAATCCCCATTCCGTATATATCAGGAGAATGCGAGAGCTGGTGTTAAACGCATCCGCGTATCTCAAGACTTTAACCGACGTAAATTTACTTACTAAAGTAGGTATGCAACGTGATAAAATCTTGTCAAGCTTTAAGTTGAATAGACTTCTTCAATTATATAACGGTCGCGGGTGTTAG